The genomic region GGCCGTTGTTGCATCAGGATAATCTCGACTTCAGCTTCAGCGGCATCAAGACGGCGGTTCTTAATTATGTGAAGAAACAATCCTCGGAAATCAGCGGCAGCCATCTCAATGATCTGGCCGCGGGTTTTCAACGCGCCGCCGTTGAGGTGCTGACCGCCAAGTCCCTGCGGGCGTTAAAAGCAACGGGGCTGCGGCGACTGGTCGTGGCCGGCGGGGTAGCCTGCAATCGCGGTCTGCGTCAATCCCTGCAACAGGCCGCAAGGGAGGGGGAGTTCGAGGTCTTTTTCCCCACGCCCCTGCTGTGCACCGATAATGCTGCTATGCTTGCGGTCGCAGCCGATGCCTATCTGTCTCAGGGGCATCGTTCCGCCCTTGATCTCAACGCTCTGGCCGGCTGGCCTCTTGACCGGGCGGGCGATGAGTTTTTGTTTTCCTCGATCTAAGCAAATAGCGGTAACGACTGTTCTATGTGGCAGCGCCTGGCTCTAATTCGACAGTTTAAGCTCAATTTCATTCGCCTTCTGCGTGCTCGCGGAACGGCGGATGAAATCGCCAAGGGCCTGGCTCTGGGTGTTTTCATCGGTATGACGCCAACCTTTGGCGTGCAGATGATTATTGCCGTGTTTGTCGCCATTCTGCTGCGCGAAAATAAAATTGCCGCGGCCGCCGGTGTCTGGGTAACCAATCCTTTTACGGCTCCCTTTATTTATGCCCTGGGTTACGAAACCGGGCGGCTGCTGCTGGGCATGGACAGGGTCGCTCTGGTGCGCGAATTCAACTACGAAGCCGTCAAAAGATTTGGCTGGGATCTGTTCTTGCCTCTGACGGTCGGCGGCATTGTTCTGGGAGTTTTGTGCGGAGTGATCACTTATGCATTGACGGTGCGTGCCATTCCCGTGGTCAAAACCTGGCGGGTTCCGCGCTGGCCGCGGCCGCGGCGGCGGAAGGATAAATGATGAAGGAAGAACATCGGCCGCGTAAGCGTTTCGGTCAGAACTTTCTGCGCGACGTCTCGGTGATTGAACGCATTCTTCAGGCTGCGCAACTCGATGAGCAGAGTCGTGTGCTTGAAATTGGTCCAGGCCTCGGGGCCTTGACTGATCGACTGCTGGGCTTGGCCGGACAGGTGAAGGTCATGGAAGTCGACCGGGATCTGGTGGCCAGACTGGAAGAGCGTCGCCACCCCCGTCTTGAAATCCACGTCGGCGATGCGTTGCTTTTACCTTGGGAGGAGCTGCTGAGCGAGCCGCCCTATACCCTGGTGGCCAATTTGCCTTACAACATTTCCAGCCAGGTCTTGTTCCGCATCCTTGACCATCGGCATCTGTTTTCGCGCCTGGTCCTGATGTTTCAAAAGGAGGTCGGTGACCGCCTGTGCGCCGGTCCCGGCACCAGTGCCTACGGTATTTTGTCCGTGCTTTGCCCCCTTTGGTTCGATGTGCGGCGCGTGGTACTGGTCCGTCCCGGAGCTTTTTTCCCGCCGCCCAAAGTGGATTCGGTGGTTTTAGCTTTCGACGCCCTGCCCGGACCCCGTGTACCGGTCGCCGATGAAGCGTTTTTCCGGCGGGTTGTGAAGGCCGCCTTCGCCCAGCGTCGCAAGACCCTGCGCAACACCCTCAAGGCTGCGGGTTTTGCCGAAGCCGATCTGCTCGCTGCGCTCGAGGTCTGCGCCATCAATCCCCAGGCGCGGGGTGAAACCCTGTCCCTTGAGCAGTTCGCGCAACTCGCTGCGGCTTTGCAGAAATAAATTTCGTGTCAAAGGAGAAATAACATTGGAAACCGTCGCCAAAGTCAACGGCCGCCCCGTCAGCCGCAACGAACTCGACAGCACCATGCAGGTCTATGCGCAACAGATGCACCATAAGAATACCGATCAGCTATCCGTGGACCAGTTTCAGGAAGTTTACGATATGGCACTGGAAAAGCTGATTGCCCGGGCGCTGATTTTTCAGGCAGCCTTGGCGGCGGGTATCGTTGCTTCTGAAGCCAGGGTCGAGGAAGAGAAAAACCAGCTCATTGCCCAATTTTCCGACGAGAATGAGTTCTTCGCTAAATTGGAAAAAGCCGGTATGAGTCCCGAATTTTACCACCGCATGGTCCGCGAGGATCTTACCGTCAATCTGATGACCGCCGAAAAAATGAAGGAGCTTCCCGAACCTCAAGCCACGGAGATTGAGGAAATCTACAAACGCTATCCGCAAAAAATGGTCGATCCGGAAAAGGTGCATGCGCGGCACATCCTGGTTGCCGCCCAGAGCGATGAACGCGAGACGGCCTTGGAGCGCATCGGCCGCATCAAACAGGAGGCGACCGCGGCCGAATTCGAACGCTTGGCGCGTGAGCATTCTGATTGTCCGAGTGCACAAGCCGGCGGTGATCTCGGCTATTTCGCCCGGGGCCAGATGGTGGATTCTTTCGAGGACGCCGCCTTCACCCAGGAGCCGGGCCAAGTTGGGGAAATTGTAGAAACTCCCTATGGCTTTCACTTGATTCTGGTGTTGGATAAAACCCCGGAGCGGCGTCTTAGCCTTGAAGAGGCCGAAACGCGTCTGCGCAATTTTCTCAAAGAAGAAGCAGGAGTGAAACTGCTTAAAAACTGGGTCGATGAATTGCGCACCCACGCCGATGTCGAAATCTTTTCCTGATTCCTGCGGAGCCCTCGTTCCGCGGGGGCTCTTTTCCTTCAGTGGTTGCCGCTTGCCAAAGCTTTTCCCATCTTCTATTCTTTAAAAAAGTTCATTTTTTATCTCCGCTGTAACTCTATCAGCTGCAACGGGCAATCGCGCCGCAAGCTGCGGCATTGCTGGCGGTAAAAACTCGCCTGTGGCTCAAACATTCACCGCGGCACTCAACCGTCGCGGCCTGCGTTGCGTGCTGAACTGTTACGCTCCGTTTATCTCAGCTGTTTTCCGGGGGTGTTATGAAAATCATTAGCGATGTTGCTTCCTCAGATGCCGATCTTCAAACCGCGCTCATTCAGATCGAGGCGGTGTTGGGCTGTCTTGAAAAATTCGCACCTTCGGAAAAGTCCGCCTACCTTGTGAATCTTGCCAGTGCCCTGCAAGCACACACCCCCCATTCCTACTATCTGCACTCGGCGCCTGAACAGGTTGCCGCCTGGATCACCGAAGTCTTCGAATTTATGGATGCACGCCGCGATGATGTCGCCCTGCGTATGGTCAGGGGGACTCGTAGCGGTCGTTGGTATCTCCTGACGAATACTCCTGATGCGCCCTATCTGCTTGATTCTTTGCAAGCCCTGCTCTATCGCGAGAGTGTACGGTTTCAGGTGATCGCTCATCCGATCCTGCGTATCCGCCGGCAAAAAGGACAAATCGTTGAAGTTGGCGGCTCTTTGGAAAAAGGTCCGTGCGAATCCTTGATTCTGATGGAATTGCAGGGATTTCAGGACAGCCGGCAGCGTCGCATCGAAGGTGAAATCGCCGAGGTGCTCTCCAGTGTGTTGCAGGTTCATGCACATCAACGAAAAATGTCCGCACGACTGCATCATCTTGAAAAATTGCCCGGAGAGGCGAACAATCGTGAATTCTGGCACTGGTTGCAGAACGATAACTTTCTGCCCTTCGGCTATCGCTGCTGGCAGGTAGCGCAACTTGAAGGCGCAACTCAGGTAAGCCTGGTGGAAGAACCCTTGGGGATTTTTCCCAACCTGCCTGAAATGAAGGTGGGCGAGACTCTACCCCTGGCCCGTTTCTGCGGCGAGATGCATCGTCGTATCCTGCGCTCCGACCAGGTTGTCGCCGAGGAAACAGAAGTCATAAGTCCGGTATTTCGTGGTGAGCGACTGCGCTACCTTGGCTGGCGAGAGATGCTTGATGACGGCAGGTGGCGCGAACATGCTTTCAGCGGTCTTTTTTCGCAAAAATTTCTGGAGGAACCAACCTACTCCATTGCCCCGCTGCGCCGCAAAATTGAAAGCGCCCTGAGCGACCTGGGTATCCCGAAAGGATGCCATGACTACAATAAGACCATTGAAATATTCAATACATTCCCCAAAATCGAAATGTTTTTTCTGGAGTCCGCGGAATTGCGCAACATGGTGCGATCTTTTACCTTCCTTTATCGCCAGGGCGGGGTCAAGGTGGTGGTTGCTCCGAGCCTGTCCGTGCACGGTGCGACCCTGTTGCTGATCCTTCCACGCGAATTCTATGATCCTGAACATTTTGATCGGCTTGAGGCATACATCCGGCGCTTTTTCCGCGCCGAGGAGGCCAAGGCGCGCATCATCCATTTTTCTGCGGAATATTTGAGCCTGCATGTGACCGTGACGCCGGTGGAGCCTGGGGTGCGCATCGACGTGCGCCGTCTGGAAAATGGGCTCACCGAAATTGCCCGTCCCTGGGAAATGAAGTTGCGCGTTTTGCTGGAAAGGCGTTTCGGTGAAGAAGTGGGCGATGAACTCTACAAGCGTTACGCCGAGGGATTCAGCAGCGAATATCGTGCCCTGAGCCACCCGCGTTTTGCATTACGCGATATTCAGGGAATGGAAGCCGTGCGCCGTGACGGAGGGGAATTTTTCAGCCTCTGGGGTCCTTTTCACAATGCCGAGGAATATTTCCGCCTGCAGTTTTACAGCCGCCGCGAAACGTACCTCAACGATTTGATTCCACTACTTGAAAACCTGCATCTGTCGGTTATTGAAGAACTGGATTTCGTGTTGAAGCAGGGCGAAGAAACCTGCTACATCAAGAGCTTTGCCATCCGCAACGCCGACCCCGATGCCCTGCCCCTGGCCGAAGTTCGTGAAAAGCTGCTGGAAATTCTGACTGTTCTGCGTCTTGGCGGGGTGGAAAACGACAATCTCAATCGATTGCTGGTGCTGACCGGCCTGGGCTGGAAAGAGATCGATGTTTTTCGTGGCTATCGCAACTATTACCAGCAACTGGGTGCTCCCTTCACCAAACGCCGCGTCGCTTTTGCCCTGATGCATAATCCCCGGGTTGCCCGGCTGCTGTTTGACTATTTCGACGCGCGTTTCCAGCCGCGTGACGAGTGGCAGGATCAGTCCGTGCGCGAGGAGCAGGCCCTATCGCCCCTGCGCATGGAATTGGCCCTGGCCCTGGAAGACGTCGCGGATATCAACGAAGATCGCATCCTGCGCACTCTGTTCAATCTCATCGATTCCACTGTGCGCACCAATTTTTATCAGAGAAACACCGGCCCTGACTATTTTTTCGCGTTCAAGATCAGCGCCATAGGTATCATCGAGATGCCGGCGCCACGGCCCTTGTTTGAAATTTATGTGCATGCCGCAGATATGGAAGGCATTCATTTGCGTGGCGGCCGGGTGGCCCGCGGCGGCATTCGCTGGTCGGATCGTCCCGATGATTTTCGCACTGAAGTTCTGGGTTTGATGAAAACCCAGATGACCAAAAACGCGGTCATTGTTCCCGTCGGAAGCAAGGGCGGCTTTATCGTGCAAACACCTTTCACCACGCGCGAGCAGGGTGCCGAGCTCTCGCGTGCCGCTTATATGACCCTGATGCGGGGTTTGCTCGATCTGACCGATAATCGCATCGCTGGAAAAATCATCCGTTCTCCCGAGGTGGTGGCGTATGATGAACAGGATCCGTATATGGTGGTTGCGGCCGACAAAGGCACCGCTCATCTGCCGGATACCGCCAACGCCATCGCCCGCGAGTACGGATTCTGGCTCGATGATGCTTTTGCCAGCGGCGGCTCAAAAGGATATGACCACAAGGCGCTCGGCATCACCGCTCGCGGCGCCTGGGAATGCGTGAAACGTCATTTTCGCGAACTCGGCAAGGATATTCAGACCGAGCCCTTTACGGTGGTGGGCATCGGCGACATGAGTGGTGACGTTTTCGGCAACGGGATGCTGCTGTCACGCAAAATCCGCCTGGTTGCGGCCTTTGATCATCGCCATATCTTTATTGACCCTGATCCGGAACCGGAAACGTCCTGGCGTGAACGTGAGCGTCTGTTCCGCCTGCCGCGCTCCTCGTGGGAGGATTATGACCCTGCGGTGATCTCCGAAGGCGGCGGCGTTTTTTCCCGCCAGGCCAAGGACATTCCCCTTTCGCCCCAGGTACGCAGCCTCCTCGGAGTGCGCCACGGGTCCATGGATGGACAGGGTCTGGTGCGCGCGATTCTTCAGGCCGAGGCCGATCTGCTGTGGAATGGGGGCATCGGCACCTACGTCAAGGCTTCCAGCGAGAAACATGAGGATGTCGGTGATCGCGGCAATGACGGGGTACGCATCGACGCCGGCCAATTGCGGGTGAGAGTGGTGGGCGAGGGCGGCAACCTCGGCCTGACGCAGAGGGCGCGTATCGAGTTCGCCCTGGGCGGCGGGGCCATCAACACCGATGCCATAGACAACTCGGCGGGGGTGGATTGTTCCGACCATGAGGTCAACCTCAAAATTTTCATGCAATATCTCGCCGAACAGCAGGTCCTGGCCGATGTTGAAGAACGTGATCGCCTGTTGCTGGAAGTCTCTGACGAAGTTTGTGCTGCGGTGCTGCACAATAATTACACTCAGAGCCTCGCCGTTTCCCTTGATCTGCGTCGCTGCCGCGCCGAAAACGCACCTTTTGTCGACCTCGCCGAGCGTCTGGTCAATGCCGGCCTGCTGGATCGGGCCGGTGAGTTTTTGCCATCCTCCAAAGAGCTGCTTGCTCGTGCCGACAAATCACTGACTCGGCCGGAGTTGGCGGTTCTTCTGGCGTACAGCAAGATGCAGATGTTTCAGGTCGTCCTCGACAAGGGACTGCCCAAAGGGGAGAAGATCCGAGAGTTTCTTGCCGGCTACTTTCCGGCCCCCATCCGTGACCGTTTCAGGGAGCATCTCGATGGACATCCCCTGGCGCGCGAAATCACGGCGACCCTCATCACCAACACCCTGGTCGACCTGGGAGGTTGTGCCTTCATTCAGCGCCTGGGGCGTCGCTCAGGCCGCTCCTTGGCGGACTGCCTCAGTGTGCAGTTCTTTTTCGACCAGGCTTTTGAGGGCCCGGCTCTACGCCTGGAGCTCTTTGCCCTGGACAATCGCCTGCCGGCTGAGCACCAGTATGACATTCTTTTGAATTACACAGAGGTTCTGCAGGAAGTCTGCTTGTGGGCACTTCAGCAGGAGGTGCCGACCGAACTCAACCAGGCTTCCGTCAGCGAATGGCAGGAACATATCTCTGAATTTGTCAACATGCTGGCCGGAGTTGTCCCCGCCGCCGAATGGCAAAGTTGCCGGGACGAGATCTCCGATTTGGAAGAAAAGGGCCTCTCCCGGCAGTTCGCTCGCCAGGTGGCGACTCTTCACTATCTCAGCGATCTGCTGCCGCTTGTGCCCCTCAGTGAAGATACCGGACAGGATCTGCATACCATCGTCTGCACCTATCGTGACCTCGGCGCCCATCTCGAGATTGCCACTATGCGTGAAGCGGCCTTGCGCGTACCCGTTCGCGACCGCTGGGACCGCATGGCCTATGAAACCTTTACCCAGGATTTAAATTCCATTCACTATAATCTGACCGGCGGCGTGCTCAGAGAAGCCGATGGAAACGTGGAGCAATATCTCTCCTCACGGCGTAAAAAAGTTCGCAATCTGCTGACCCTTTTAAAGCAGGTTCAGGGCAGGGATCCCGCCAACTTCCACCCCTTCACGGTCTTGGGGCGTGCCCTGAATGCGCTCATCTAACCGCAGCAGCACGGCCTGGTGCATCGAAGATGGGCGCGAAGCCGGACAAAAACTGCCGAACATCCTCAGTTTGGGGTTCGGCGGTAGCACAACCCCGAATCTGCCGTGAATTCACAGTCTTTCTGTGCGACCTCTTCGAGCTCGATCAGGGAGAAGGATTCTGCTGGGATATCCTTGAGGGCCTCCAGAATCTCATCGCGGCTCAGCTTGGGATCAAAGACGAACAGTCCCTGGGTGCTGTCCTTAATCTCCAACCTTTGCCCGATTTCGGATGACCAGGTCGGGCGCCAATGGATCGGGTCTTTGATCAATAATCCATTCATGGGAAACCTCCTTGTTTTTCCGTCTTTGCCTTGTCAAAATAAAACGTAACTGTTCAGCATGCACCGCAGGGTACGGCGGCAGCGCGTGCGGCAAAAACTCACCTGCGGCTCAAACATTAGCCGCAGCACTCAACCGCCGCACCCTGCGGTACTTTCGGACGTTGCCGCTTTTAGTTACAATAAAACGTTTCAGCCGCAACGTCCAATTGTGCTGCGGCCTGCGGCGCACACAGAACAGCTACTTTGCCACTTAAATATTATCGCCTGACGCCGTGCTTGCAATGCGGACACAACCTGTAACGCCTGTTTACAAAAGAAAGAGGACTTTTCAATGGAAAAACGTCGACTTGGACCCTGTGTCACCTTCTTTCCGCAGCCGACGACTCTCATCGCGACCCGTGATGAAGAAGGCGCGGTAAATTTGATGACGGCCTCCTGGGTGGGGATCGTCAGCAAAACCCCTCCGACCATGGCCGTTGCCTTGCATCAGAGTCGCAAATCCTATCAGAACCTTAAACAGGGAGTAGGGGCTTTCACCGTGAATGTGGTTCCCGCCGGCCTGGCGATGGAAGCCGATTTCTGCGGTCTCAAATCCGGCAGCGAAGTTGATAAAGTGGCCCACGCCGGTTTGGGCCTGGAACCCGCTGCGCAGGTGGCCGTGCCCTTGGTGGCCGAATCCCCGTTGAACGTCGAATGCCGCGTCGTGGGTGAGCAGCAGCTTGGAGAGTATTGCCTGGTGTTGGGCGAAATTCTCGAAATCCACGCAGCGGATGCTGCGTTTGACGATTCCGGCAATATGGACGCTCGCGTCTTCGACCCCCTGGTTTATCTCGGCGGCATCAGGGAATACTGGAGTTTGGGTGAAAAAGCGGGCCGGGCTTATCGCGACGGAACACGGCTGTTTCCTGAGGATGCCAAGGGTCAATGAAGCTGAGCTTATGAAGCATTATTATGTTTACGGAATCCCTGTCCCTGTGAAAAAATACTGGACCATGTCGCGCAACCTGTGATAAACGGGAGAACATCTTTTTGATTATGGTCGGAAGGCCCGGAACCCGTACCGGAGCTGACACCGATTTGCCGGACCCGTTAAAGAAAACAGGACAATGCCGCCTGGATCCGTAAGGACCGGGACGGAAGGCCAAAAGAACCCCTGCCGAGGGCCTTGCCCAACGGCCGAATTCTGCCTTTCGATCCCGCTATCGAAGGGCTTTTTTTTTGTAACTATTCAATCGCATTGCCTACCGCGCCGCACCCTGCGGTGCATGCTGAACAGTTACTTTTATTTTCGGTACCGCGTCTGTTCCGAGAGGGGCGTGAGAGTGAAAAAACGCAAGACCATACTCGATATCCGCAAGATGAAGGGCGACGGGCAGAAAATTTCTGTTCTGACCGCCTATGATTATCCTCTGGCGCGCATCCTGGACGAGGCCGGTATCGATCTGATCCTGGTCGGCGATTCGGTTGCGACGGTCGTTTCCGGATACGACACCACTTTGCCGGTAACCCTCGACGAGATGATCTACCACACCCGCGCTGTGGTGCGCGGTTCACAACAGGCGCTGGTGGTGGCCGACCTGCCGTTTCTCTCCTACCAGGTCGACCTGCGTGATGCACGCCTCAGTGCCGGCCGCCTGATCAAGGAAGGCGGCGCTCAGGCGGTCAAACTTGAGGGGGGCGAAAATGTCGCCGAAACGATCGCCGCCATTACGGCCATGGATATTCCCGTTATGGGACATATCGGACTGACGCCTCAGTCGATTCATCGCATGGGCGGCTACCGTGTGCAAGGGCGCCGGGAAGAACAGGCCCAGCAGTTGCTTGCCGATGCTCGCGCGGTTGAGGCTGCCGGTGCTTTTGCCTTGGTGCTTGAAGGAATTCCACGCTACCTTGCACGTGAAATTACCCACGCGGTATCCATCCCAACCATAGGCATTGGTGCCGGTGTCTATTGTGACGGTCAGGTTCTTGTCATCCACGACATACTCGGCTTGTGTGAAAAATACTCTCCCAAATTCGTTAAAAAATATGCCGACGTGTCCACCGTTATCCGCGAAGGTGTGGATGCTTACATCCGTGACGTGAAAGAAGGGGTGTTCCCGACAGCGGAACATTCCTTCGACTGAGGTTTTAAAGACGGATTTCATGGAAATCATTACCGACATTGCACAGATGCAACAGCTCTGCCTAACGTCCAGGCAGCAGGGCCTGCGTATTGCCTTTGTGCCGACCATGGGCTACCTGCACGAAGGCCACCTTTCCCTGTTGCGAGCGGCACGGGCCACGGGCGATATTCTGGTGCTGAGCATTTTTGTCAACCCCGCTCAGTTCGGAGCAGGCGAGGATTTCGACAGCTATCCGCGCGACCTTTCCCGCGATGCCGAACTGGCGCGCGCCTCAGGTACCAACTGGCTGTTCGCGCCCCCGGTCGGCGCTATGTATCCGCAGGGGTATGGCACCTGGGTCAATGTTGAGGGAATCACGTCCACTCTGTGCGGTGCCAGCCGTCCCGGTCATTTTCAGGGAGTCACCACGGTGGTGTGCAAGCTTATCAACATTGTCCAACCCCATGTGGCCTTTTTCGGACGCAAGGACTTTCAGCAACTCGCCGTTATTCGTCGGATGAGCACCGATCTGAATCTGCCGGTGGAGGTGCGGGGGCTGCCCATCGTGCGCGAGGCCGACGGCTTGGCCATGAGCTCGCGCAATGTCAATCTTTCGCCCGCGCAACGGCAACAGGCACTGGCCCTTTACGCTGCGATCCGCGCGGCGAGTTCGATGGTGCGTGGCGGCGAGCGCGACAGCCTGAGGGTGATACAAGCGGTACGCAAGAGAATTGAACAAGAACCTGAAGCGGCGATCGACTATGTCCAGATCTGCCATGAGCAAACCCTGGCAGACTGCGATGTCGTCCATCGGCATGCCGTTCTGCTGCTGGCGGTCAGAATCGGAGCAACCCGTCTGATCGACAACCATCATCTGGGAGAGGAGATTCCAGAATCATGACGAGAAAAATGCTGAAGTCCAAAATCCATCGCGCCACGGTCACTGGTGCCGACCTGCATTACGAAGGTTCCATCACCATCGATCGCGATCTGATGGAACAATCCGACATTAAGCCTTATGAGGCCGTCGACATCTGGAACGTTACCTACGGCACGCGATTTCAGACGTATGCCATTGAAGGCCAACCCGGCAGCGGCACTATCTGCATCAACGGCGCCGCGGCGCGTCTGGTGTCCCGCGGCGATCTGGTGATCATTGCCAGCTGGCTCGACATTCCTGAAGCGCAGGTGGCTGCCCATGAGCCTAAACTGGTTTTTGTCGACGAGAAAAACCGCTCGACTTCGCAGACTGTCGAAACCGGCGGGCAGGCGGATCTGAAAAAGGCCATCTAGAACCGCCTGTGATGACTCTTTATCGAGCACGCTACCTGGTTCCCATTACCCGTGAGCCCATCGAAGATGGTGCTTTGGTGGCCAGGGGCGGAAAAATCGTCGCCTATGGATCTGCCAAAGACATGGCCGCGGCCCACCCTCGGGCCGCGGTTGTTGATTTCGGCGATGATAGTTTGTTGCTGCCGGCTTTGGTCAATGCCCACACCCATCTGGAATTGACGCATTTCCCCGACTGGTTTCGGCAGCAGGGTGAAACAGAAAAATCCGGCGATTTCATTGACTGGATACTTCAGGTCATTCGCGTCAAGCGGGCGATTTCCCAAGAGCGGCTGGGAGCTTCTCTGCGTGATGGGATTCGTTCCTGTCTGGAGGCGGGCACGGGCGCCGTCGGCGATGTCCTCTCCTGGTTGCCGGGGCGCGAATTTTTTCGCAATGCTCCTCTTTTCGGGCGGCTCTACCTCGAAACCCTCGGTCTGGACCCCGGTCGCAACCGGCAGATGCTGAAGGTTCTCGGCCGAGTCAGTGATGAGTGCCTGGCAGGACGTTTGCGATTGGGGCTTGCGCCCCATTCTCCATACAATCTCAGCAGTCAATATCTCGAAGATATTTTCGAATATGCTCGTCGGCATCGACTGCCGCTGACGACTCATGTGGCCGAATCCCCTGCCGAAGTTCGATTTTTGCAAGATTCTTCCGGGCCCATAGCCGAGCGACTCTATCCCTTTGTCGGCTGGGAGGATATGTTGCC from Geoalkalibacter ferrihydriticus DSM 17813 harbors:
- a CDS encoding amidohydrolase family protein, whose amino-acid sequence is MTLYRARYLVPITREPIEDGALVARGGKIVAYGSAKDMAAAHPRAAVVDFGDDSLLLPALVNAHTHLELTHFPDWFRQQGETEKSGDFIDWILQVIRVKRAISQERLGASLRDGIRSCLEAGTGAVGDVLSWLPGREFFRNAPLFGRLYLETLGLDPGRNRQMLKVLGRVSDECLAGRLRLGLAPHSPYNLSSQYLEDIFEYARRHRLPLTTHVAESPAEVRFLQDSSGPIAERLYPFVGWEDMLPPPSKHRPIPYLSARGGLVADNLLVHGVHVEPADCAAIARAGASVVLCPRSNQRLGVGLAAVAEYVAAGVNLALGTDSLASNESLSLWDELAFARQAFGDALSPRDLLAMATCNGARALGLGAEMGSFAPRLGAHFQVLHMETIPAPGELFDYLVAPGRTEDVKALFLAGRDVHFALDSGHEVC